A single window of Montipora capricornis isolate CH-2021 chromosome 14, ASM3666992v2, whole genome shotgun sequence DNA harbors:
- the LOC138032180 gene encoding LOW QUALITY PROTEIN: uncharacterized protein (The sequence of the model RefSeq protein was modified relative to this genomic sequence to represent the inferred CDS: inserted 2 bases in 1 codon), translated as MEDEHDIDIDCLLKEGRPTVKDIECLAKDLSDNPDELRKFYELLGLCNGEPEDLKGPCLDTTDGALILRHLELNQEKCKNITYKGLAAVLDHSFHRRDLVQKSCLIEKGLIPTYILARGGKSVAAYRRALKSGKTYDKRVKVLLIGEDRVGKTSLGKALKGESLKEDEASTDGVLMSEAVKNASENPWRNSEAHRKSSAYKVKCAEMIRHQLRGSTNQPSQDETTGKANMELTAINQSTQQPASLQLQVDGNLELDTIADDISSLLEDDFGDDEVDNCKDNDSDGIWPVIWDFAGQAVYRAIHPIFMSPEAVYVLAFDLSKNLFDKAGGNTGGKHSVPNPDGEDSNLDHIMWWMDMVHSLKYSAESETLPPVILVGTHADSVKEDPNRIMDCLLDRFCKNRLIGEHIAGSVVVDNTRAGKAQEDPGIVRLRRQILEVANKLPHTKKEVPLQWLKIESKIQHAAECGVKYIPKLSFKEEIVEKVCTIQVDDVDPILNFLHDRGIIIYHENANDPNGLVVLDPQWLVNVLCKIITVVPSTEEKINIRSHRKKLKKKGILAKELLDHACRERGLMEVEQSLLFLMEKFNLLFRCPSKDNEEIYLVPCMLTARPGKEMIPKADDTSSSPVYVTFKTEYVPIGHISRLFVLFGVWAARKSSCDQQQIFANAARFVLDGKNFLGLVCFKSVVKLQVWSQDKLDSLCNDSGFLSEVYSCLERSLETMRGECHWLRSVSWDLCVQCRLCPGKVDSSTGNCIWHDTKGCLHDDCAHYIPLKSRKFYCPDAKGDESFLLEENFEPWVQAVNNNNTANEFVSRSRSSPKHCRKASSPSTNAKQILLLAGEWGSGKGGLRTLNRQLAIELAKNAKLAVSFYVTKCSEEEKQIASSHGITLLKAKELPGYEDLDRLSSPPEELPEIDIVVGNGARLGKQAQLIKRFCQKCVWVQVEHTAPEELAMYKDYSCNISRGEQKHHTEVKLADLADMVVAVGPKLTELYKTYLRHSPNKTVFEIIPDPSIFHEFRECKQAKDDREKFNVLVFGRGDADDFKLKGFDIAAKAIAEXQGYHLYSVGAPSGSEEKVTEKLLQQGISPRQLSVRGFIESREELAKLLCQVDLAIMPSRTEGFGLTALEALSAGLPILVGGNSGFAKALENMKNPLASSCVVHSEDAKEWAKAIQAVKEKPRSDRLHDAQTLKDDCENSFAWSKRCEALTGEMLSRVTERKGDDKDSGEQGDEAATDVQCVKYMAEENEQATQPAFPLSRRPGTCSGGSGPHEAPFPVESCNAFNAATNVSPFSNFEQENDDNRNRELHSTANQETESKIVAEPSISPEVEETVLSYQETEPCLNQDEFQQTKKGLQQRESSGTKQESITEIRWRRGDERAQWRTDHEENTKHHVTQSRTESSKVQNMNPRVTLILVAVAVLLMAYISYS; from the exons ATGGAAGACGAACACGACATTG ATATCGACTGCCTGTTGAAAGAAGGAAGACCTACCGTGAAAGACATCGAATGCTTAGCCAAGGACCTAAGTGATAATCCTGACGAATTAAGGAAGTTTTACGAGTTACTGGGATTATGCAATGGTGAGCCAGAAGACCTGAAGGGACCTTGTTTGGATACCACAGATGGCGCACTAATTCTCAGGCATCTCGAGCTTAACCAAGAGAAATGTAAGAACATTACTTACAAAGGACTAGCCGCAGTTTTGGATCACTCCTTTCACAGAAGGGATCTCGTGCAAAAAAGTTGTCTCATTGAAAAAG GTTTGATTCCTACCTATATCCTGGCAAGAGGCGGAAAGTCCGTAGCAGCTTATCGAAGAGCTCTGAAATCAGGTAAAACTTACGATAAGCGCGTCAAAGTGTTGTTGATCGGAGAAGACCGCGTTGGGAAGACCAGCCTTGGCAAAGCTCTCAAAGGTGAATCGTTGAAAGAAGATGAGGCTAGTACAGATGGAGTGCTCATGAGTGAGGCCGTCAAGAATGCTAGCGAAAATCCTTGGAGAAATTCAGAAGCTCATAGAAAGTCGAGTGCATACAAGGTGAAGTGTGCGGAGATGATTCGCCACCAGTTAAGAGGATCAACAAATCAGCCATCTCAAGATGAGACAACAGGAAAAGCAAACATGGAGTTAACAGCCATCAATCAAAGTACTCAACAACCAG CCTCGTTACAACTGCAAGTTGATGGAAATTTGGAGTTGGACACCATTGCAGACGATATTTCTAGTTTACTCGAAGACGATTTTGGAGATGACGAGGTCGATAATTGCAAAGATAACGACTCCGATGGAATATGGCCTGTCATTTGGGATTTTGCTGGCCAAGCTGTTTATCGTGCCATTCATCCCATCTTTATGTCCCCGGAAGCTGTGTACGTCTTGGCGTTTGATCTATCAAAGAATTTGTTCGATAAGGCAGGAGGGAATACTGGAGGCAAACACTCGGTACCGAATCCTGACGGTGAAGATTCAAATCTAGATCATATCATGTGGTGGATGGACATGGTGCACTCCTTAAAATACTCTGCGGAAAGTGAGACTCTACCACCAGTCATCCTTGTGGGTACACATGCCGACAGTGTCAAGGAAGACCCCAACAGAATCATGGATTGCCTTTTGGACAGATTCTGCAAAAATAGACTGATAGGTGAGCATATTGCAGGGAGTGTTGTTGTGGACAACACACGCGCTGGTAAGGCACAGGAAGACCCAGGAATTGTCCGTTTACGTCGGCAGATATTGGAAGTGGCAAATAAGCTGCCGCACACCAAAAAGGAAGTTCCCTTGCAGTGGCTCAAAATAGAGAGCAAGATTCAACACGCAGCAGAATGTGGAGTAAAGTACATCCCTAAACTttcctttaaagaagaaatcgTGGAAAAAGTTTGTACAATTCAAGTGGACGATGTTGACCCGATTTTGAACTTTCTTCACGATCGTGGCATCATAatctatcacgaaaatgcaaATGATCCAAATGGCTTGGTGGTGCTGGATCCGCAGTGGCTTGTAAACGTGCTTTGCAAAATAATAACTGTCGTCCCGAGCACAGAGGAAAAGATTAACATCCGCAGCCATCGCAAAAAGCTCAAAAAGAAAGGGATTCTAGCAAAAGAGCTTCTTGACCATGCCTGCAGAGAGCGGGGCTTGATGGAAGTTGAGCAGTCATTGCTGTTTCTGATGGAGAAATTCAACCTTCTTTTTCGTTGTCCTAGTAAGGACAACGAAGAAATCTACCTCGTCCCCTGCATGCTAACAGCAAGACCGGGGAAAGAAATGATCCCAAAAGCAGACGACACCTCGTCTTCACCAGTGTACGTCACTTTCAAGACCGAGTACGTTCCCATTGGGCATATCTCCAGGCTTTTCGTGTTGTTTGGAGTGTGGGCGGCAAGGAAAAGTTCCTGCGATCAGCAGCAAATTTTCGCGAACGCAGCCCGCTTCGTTTTAGACGGCAAAAACTTCCTTGGATTGGTCTGCTTCAAAAGTGTGGTAAAGTTGCAAGTCTGGTCACAAGACAAGTTGGACTCACTCTGCAATGATTCGGGATTCCTTTCGGAGGTGTACAG ttgcTTGGAAAGGAGTTTGGAGACAATGCGCGGCGAGTGCCACTGGTTGCGTTCAGTGTCTTGGGATTTGTGCGTTCAATGCAGATTGTGCCCTGGAAAGGTAGACTCCAGCACTGGCAACTGTATCTGGCACGACACAAAGGGATGTTTGCATGACGACTGTGCTCACTACATTCCTTTGAAAAGCCGCAAGTTCTACTGTCCAGATGCTAAAGGCGATGAATCCTTCTTGCTTGAAGAAAACTTCGAACCTTGGGTTCAG GCCGTGAATAACAACAACACCGCGAATGAATTTG TTAGCCGATCGCGGTCTTCACCTAAGCATTGTCGGAAAGCGTCAAGTCCTTCAACCAATGCAAAACAGATTTTGCTATTAGCCGGAGAATGGGGATCTGGGAAAGGTGGTCTACGAACCCTTAACAGACAACTAGCAATAGAACTGGCGAAAAACGCCAAGCTGGCGGTCAGTTTCTATGTTACAAAGTGCAGTGAAGAAGAAAAGCAAATTGCGTCAAGCCATGGTATCACtcttttaaaagcaaaagaatTACCTGGCTATGAAGACCTTGATCGACTTTCCTCTCCACCAGAAGAATTACCAGAGATCGACATTGTGGTTGGGAATGGGGCGAGACTCGGGAAACAGGCCCAGCTGATCAAAAGATTCTGTCAAAAATGCGTTTGGGTTCAGGTGGAGCATACAGCTCCCGAGGAACTCGCCATGTACAAGGATTATTCTTGCAACATCTCGAGAGGCGAGCAGAAGCATCATACGGAGGTAAAACTGGCTGACCTTGCTGACATGGTGGTTGCAGTTGGACCAAAGTTAACGGAGTTGTACAAGACGTATTTGCGTCATTCTCCCAACAAGACGGTCTTTGAAATCATTCCAGATCCCAGCATCTTCCACGAATTTAGAGAATGCAAGCAGGCTAAAGACGACAGAGAGAAATTTAACGTCTTGGTGTTTGGTCGTGGTGACGCGGACGATTTCAAGCTGAAAGGATTTGATATAGCTGCGAAAGCGATTGCAGA CCAAGGGTACCATCTCTATTCTGTTGGTGCGCCAAGTGGGAGTGAAGAAAAAGTGACAGAGAAGTTACTTCAGCAGGGCATTTCTCCTCGTCAACTATCCGTTCGTGGCTTTATCGAAAGCAGGGAAGAGCTAGCTAAGTTGCTATGTCAGGTGGATCTTGCCATTATGCCATCAAGGACGGAGGGCTTTGGTCTGACTGCTCTTGAGGCCTTATCTGCCGGTCTACCAATTCTAGTAGGCGGTAACTCGGGATTTGCAAAAGCTCTCGAGAACATGAAAAATCCCTTGGCTTCATCGTGTGTCGTGCATTCAGAAGACGCCAAAGAGTGGGCTAAAGCAATTCAAGCCGTGAAGGAGAAACCCAGGTCAGACAGGTTACATGATGcacaaacattgaaggatgaTTGCGAGAATTCCTTCGCCTGGTCAAAGCGATGTGAAGCCCTCACGGGAGAAATGCTCTCTCGGGTTACAG AAAGAAAAGGTGACGACAAAGATAGCGGTGAGCAAGGAGATGAAGCCGCAACAGATGTGCAGTGTGTCAAATACATGGCAGAAGAGAACGAGCAGGCAACACAACCTGCATTCCCACTAAGCCGAAGACCTGGGACCTGTAGTGGCG GGTCAGGACCGCATGAAGCACCTTTTCCCGTAGAAAGCTGTAATGCCTTCAATGCTGCCACAAACGTATCACCATTCTCAAACTTTGAACAAGAGAACGATGACAACCGGAATAGAGAATTGCATTCAACGGCCAACCAAGAAACGGAAAGCAAAATAGTCGCAGAACCTTCTATATCGCCTGAGGTCGAAGAAACAGTGCTGAGCTATCAG GAAACTGAACCATGCCTAAATCAAGATGAATTCcagcaaacaaagaaaggacTTCAACAAAGAGAGTCAAGTGGAACGAAACAGGAGAG CATAACTGAAATACGTTGGCGAAGGGGAGATGAACGTGCTCAATGGAGAACGGATCACGAGGAAAACACGAAGCATCATGTGACGCAGTCAAGGACAGAGAGTAGCAAAGTGCAGAATATGAATCCCAGAGTCACTTTAATACTGGTCGCAGTGGCTGTACTACTTATGGCCTACATTTCATATTCATAG